TTGCCAACTTTGGAATAGATGTAACAAGTCCATACGCATGGTATTACGATAACAAAGGTACTAGTTCAACATCTGATGATAAATATTCCCACACATGGTCTGTTGCTAAAAAGTTATATTCTTTCATTGTTCTTGATAGTAATCCACGTAGGGGCGCAAAAGCTAGGACTTATCCGTATCCAGGCACTACTTCAGATCCCTATCCAGACGAAATCTCAATAGGCGATTTACTCTTTTATGATTGGGAAGGAGATGGCGAAATTAATCATGTATCGATATATGTAGCAAATGGGACAGATCCAAACTCCGGATATTCTGGTGCGTTAGTAGATCAACATACGACAAATAGATATCATGCCATTTGGTCTCTGAGTTATTACAATGAAGATAGAGAAACTACTAATATATATCCCGTAACGTTATACTTAAATTTCTAGGGTAA
The genomic region above belongs to Caldanaerovirga acetigignens and contains:
- a CDS encoding amidase domain-containing protein, coding for ANFGIDVTSPYAWYYDNKGTSSTSDDKYSHTWSVAKKLYSFIVLDSNPRRGAKARTYPYPGTTSDPYPDEISIGDLLFYDWEGDGEINHVSIYVANGTDPNSGYSGALVDQHTTNRYHAIWSLSYYNEDRETTNIYPVTLYLNF